Proteins found in one Leishmania major strain Friedlin complete genome, chromosome 35 genomic segment:
- a CDS encoding putative actin-like protein (previous protein_id=AAZ14306.1), producing MQSQQHHYTASPTASPALSRAGVSSTPVLILDLGSRTIKSGLHTATTPHLTPALVGTPKYPRCLPQVSSSFNQSSSISTSCFVVGSDAASRRGVLRLSRPIQHGGVIMDWVGTRPLLRQSIQNALVPPSSSLAVRQPLEEGEDVIYSLVESPYASRPQRARLAELLFEGPDQEAVMSDSGKQQRVGPRAAGVFCGVGPLLALYATGQTTGVVVDVGDGAVSTAAAADGYVLPQCLQREADGATGAAVTSYLTRLLYQSGVLGPAAATAAFRRSAPPSLLGSATNHLSSGAGAGTQQERELVYALKEACCSVSATPLFSTKSSLAAADASTAATPSLAELNSALIAAAQRTQHSGPGGSGAAHASTPFSHPFTLPDGSFLEVGGAEAAQASEVLFYPALMGSEGRGVVDVVLDAVAAAPAELQPQLLGNVVVTGGVTCSAGFGYRFFNEMQQRIRGCAASSTNGSSNQRICVSAPEQRAYAAWMGASYVAQISSFASSMVVTRAAYEEEGEAALARRVLT from the coding sequence ATGCAgtcacagcagcaccactaCACCGCATCCCCCACAGCGTCCCCGGCGCTTAGCCGAGCAGGCGTCTCCTCGACGCCGGTGCTCATTCTTGACTTGGGCAGCCGCACCATCAAGTCAGGCCTGCACACCGCGACAACGCCGCACCTCACACCCGCCCTTGTCGGCACCCCAAAATACCCGCGCTGCCTACCACAGGTATCGTCGTCGTTCAATCAGAGTagcagcatcagcaccaGCTGTTTTGTGGTTGGAAGCGACGCTGCTTCTCGGCGCGGCGTACTGCGGCTCAGTCGGCCCATACAGCATGGAGGGGTCATCATGGACTGGGTCGGTACGCGCCCTCTGTTGCGGCAGAGCATTCAGAACGCTCTGGTCcctccgtcgtcgtctctgGCGGTGCGACAGCCATtggaggagggcgaagaTGTCATCTACTCACTGGTCGAGAGCCCCTATGCGTCTCGACCGCAGCGGGCCAGGTTGGCGGAACTCCTCTTCGAAGGCCCCGACCAGGAAGCTGTCATGAGCGACAGCGGTAAGCAGCAACGCGTGGGTCCTCGTGCGGCCGGTGTTTTCTGCGGCGTAGGGCCGCTGCTTGCCCTGTATGCCACTGGGCAAACAACtggtgtcgtcgtcgacgtcggcgacggcgctgtgagcactgcagcggcggccgacgGCTATGTTCTGCCTCAGTGCCTCCAGCGAGAGGCGGACGGTGCAACGGGGGCAGCCGTTACGTCGTACTTGACGCGCTTGCTGTACCAAAGCGGCGTACTcggcccagcagcggcgacggcagcttTCAGGCgatcagcgccgccatcgctcTTGGGCTCCGCGACAAACCACTTGAgtagcggtgctggcgccggcACCCAGCAAGAACGCGAGCTAGTTTACGCGCTCAAGGAGGCGTGCTGTAGCGTGTCTGCCACGCCGCTCTTCTCTACCAAATCCTCTCtcgccgcggcagacgccagcaccgctgccacgccgTCTCTTGCCGAGCTCAACTCTGCGCTGATTGCCGCTGCTCAGCGCACGCAACATAGCGGgcctggcggcagcggtgcagctcaCGCCAGCACCCCGTTCTCGCACCCCTTCACGCTCCCCGATGGCAGCTTTCTCGAAGTCGGCGGCGCGGAAGCCGCGCAAGCGTCGGAGGTGCTCTTCTACCCAGCCCTTATGGGGAGTGAGGGCCGCGGCGTGGTTGACGTGGTGCTGGacgcggtggccgccgctcctgcggaactgcagccgcagctgcttggAAACGTTGTCGTAACGGGTGGTGTGACTTGCAGCGCTGGATTCGGGTACCGCTTCTTCAACGAGATGCAGCAGCGTATTCGCGGGTGTGCTGCGTCGTCCACCAACGGCTCCTCGAATCAGCGCATCTGCGTGTCCGCCCCGGAACAGCGCGCTTACGCGGCGTGGATGGGCGCCAGCTACGTGGCGCAGATATCGTCGTTTGCGAGCAGCATGGTCGTAACGCGCGCGGCCTACGAAGAAGAGGGTGAAGCAGCTCTGGCAAGGAGAGTGTTGACGTAG
- a CDS encoding hypothetical protein (previous protein_id=AAZ14307.1) produces the protein MAYAYTDPTSINYILQRAHTELRRGENQHYRSTEAQYTNHVKELLGNLERYLETCGVRLPTQVQEGAEITATAEAAGETESERTPFSAPPRGRLVATQRVNQGRRLSSGSAFASVTVGSAKCDSNAVNRHEEASNNISVYSSGPVRSGWGKLATPCEAQRGSGAANACHVASSCPVAAATSTLHGIFLKHDQVNAMSDSSSSPLGAAYQQHIAPDNRCVRAVTSESEASILYKSQQATTAHAAYSSSSSSVAVDAGADANAEGSTTSLLHSGDAAGVDSCSVDSGSAPIVAIIDSGCGGGNSTRSRGRGESVAMRSPPAPPQLPDHYTGEGARGGLYASGDSFSRSTSTHLMVLNAIASASCVSDADAGAACTAAAHDRWGEFGTFVQSITESRQNSNLASLRSAAAAGCPLPDGVNGAPVAPLPAPMRNAENGSSGAVSAPLAVVAPPPGVDPMVGLQLPSLPSTGTSMTTPPAPVSSAAAGRQVQPSPLHSSGAKITTSSLTLQVAHGAGSSAVRALAAAGVAAEAGGSSEMPNAELDKPLSPSFGILSSPPLIAPVPQFECIPCPPLHSGPGRPAYFTAVVAPMQRVASEPLASHRLCGGGGDGTDSIVHHQQAQRGPVPPHPGTSADAVAATAATATTASTRNPEKAQLMCRLREVLERSVFGKSSVQPPAVPSAVAAGRRSSLSDNAASGVGENQEKHSAAGSTRVPVSSLVPSPQSLRQNQQMPGYPTPLPSTTKTDDTPGGSANAQRSDSPSELKDGDKRGDGTGGVAWDDSWDFLRLATAAISEFPHTTSSKDIVSEAATSHSVPRGTVRPKDAGGDEDRGSMGPPRCDHAPKEGCRAHGYVGSSNKAATMNAARPPGGLSVCRRWDMGSCATANNTSSRAYAKEMVAASLVANAQQYRPSLPVPMLWMRPARSPPGIALQGASVSDGYRTGLTKSNVDNFSRAEEEVPRARQRHSAGGKRVLGDEQQPSQDDDGERQSFSTNLSPAHAEKQQLMQRLRMVLSRHGE, from the coding sequence ATGGCGTATGCTTACACAGACCCAACATCCATCAACTACATCCTGCAACGTGCACACACTGAGCTGCGGCGTGGCGAGAATCAGCACTACCGCTCCACTGAGGCTCAGTACACGAATCATGTAAAAGAACTGCTTGGCAACTTGGAGCGCTACCTCGAAACGTGTGGCGTGCGGCTCCCCACTCAAGTGCAGGAGGGCGCGGAGATTACTGCTACCGCGGAGGCAGCTGGTGAGACGGAAAGTGAGCGAACGCCGTTTTCGGCACCACCACGCGGTCGTTTGGTGGCAACTCAGCGCGTAAACCaaggccgccgcctcagcagcggGTCTGCGTTCGCGTCCGTGACGGTCGGCAGTGCAAAGTGCGACAGCAACGCCGTGAACCGGCACGAGGAGGCAAGCAACAATATCAGTGTTTACTCAAGTGGGCCAGTCCGCAGCGGGTGGGGAAAGCTGGCAACCCCAtgcgaggcgcagcgtggcagcggcgcggcgaacGCGTGCCATGTCGCGAGCAGTTGCCCcgtagcggcggcgacgtcgactCTTCACGGTATTTTTCTGAAGCACGACCAGGTAAATGCGATGTCTgactcttcctcttcgccgctCGGGGCCGCCTACCAGCAGCACATCGCGCCAGACAAtaggtgcgtgcgtgcggtcACCAGCGAAAGTGAGGCGAGTATCCTATACAAATCACAGCAAGCGACCACGGCGCATGCTGCGTACTCGTCCTCTTCGTCATCCGTGGCCGTCGACGCTGGGGCTGACGCCAACGCGGAAGGCAGCACCACCTCTCTTCTGCACAGCGGTGATGCCGCTGGCGTGGACAGCTGCAGTGTGGACAGTGGCAGTGCCCCCATCGTGGCCATCATCGACTctgggtgcggcggcggtaaCAGCACGAGGAGCAGGGGGCGCGGCGAGAGTGTGGCAATGAGGTCGCcccccgcaccgccgcagctgccggacCACTACACAGGGGAGggcgcacgcggcggccTCTACGCATCAGGCGACAGTTTCAgtcgcagcaccagcacccaCCTTATGGTTTTGAACGCGATTGCCTCTGCATCCTGTGTTTCCGATGCAGATGCGGGTGCCGcttgcaccgctgccgcccatgACCGCTGGGGTGAGTTCGGTACCTTCGTGCAGTCCATCACAGAGAGCCGCCAGAACAGCAATCTGGCGTCGCTcaggagcgcagccgcggcgggaTGTCCGCTGCCGGATGGCGTCAACGGCGCTCCGGttgcccctctccctgccccGATGCGAAATGCGGAAaacggcagcagtggagcAGTGTCGGCCCCGCTTGCCGTGGTagcgccgccacctggtgTCGACCCCATGGTTGGCTTGCAGCTCCCTTCCTTGCccagcaccggcacctcCATGACGACCCCTCCCGCGCCTGTCTcgtctgccgctgcaggcaGGCAAgtgcagccgtcgccgctgcactcgAGTGGCGCCAAAATCACCACCTCTTCTCTGACACTGCAGGTGGCGCACggagccggcagcagcgcggtgcgtgcgttggCCGCGGCAGGCGTCGCAGCGGAAGCgggtggcagcagcgagatGCCAAACGCGGAGCTTGATAAACCGCTGTCACCTTCATTTGGTATCTTGAGCTCCCCTCCTCTAATCGCCCCAGTGCCGCAGTTCGAGTGCATTCCCTgtccgccgctgcactcAGGACCTGGTCGGCCAGCCTATTTTACCGCTGTAGTCGCCCCCATGCAGCGCGTGGCGTCTGAGCCGCTTGCCAGTCATCGCCtctgtggcggtggcggtgacggcacAGATTCAATTGTGCACCACCAACAAGCGCAGCGCGGCCCAGTTCCGCCGCACCCCGGAACCTCAGCTGACGCGgtcgcagcgacagcggcgacggcaacgaCCGCGTCGACGAGGAATCCGGAGAAGGCACAGCTGATGTGCCGCTTACGAGAGGTGCTGGAGCGCTCCGTCTTTGGGAAATCATCGGTCCAACCGCCTGCGGTGCCATCCGCGGTTGCTGCGGGACGGCGGTCATCCTTGTCCGACAACGCTGCGAGCGGCGTAGGAGAGAATCAAGAGAAACACTCTGcagccggcagcaccagGGTGCCCGTGTCATCACTTGTGCCTTCGCCCCAGTCGCTGCGGCAGAACCAGCAGATGCCAGGCTATCCTACACCGTTGCCGAGCACAACAAAGACAGACGACACCCCTGGCGGGTCAGCAAACGCGCAGCGTAGTGACAGCCCGTCTGAGCTCAAGGACGGCGACAAACGCGGAGATGGGACTGGCGGTGTGGCATGGGACGACTCGTGGGATTTCCTTCGGCTCGCCACTGCCGCGATCTCAGAGTTCCCGCACACCACGTCAAGCAAAGACATCGTCAGCGAAGCAGCCACTTCTCACAGCGTGCCGCGCGGGACTGTGCGTCCCAaggacgccggcggcgacgaggacagGGGCAGCATGGGCCCTCCCAGGTGTGATCACGCGCCGAAGGAGGGGTGCCGCGCTCACGGATatgtcggcagcagcaacaaagCCGCTACCATGAACGCAGCAAGGCCACCTGGTGGCCTCAGTGTCTGTCGCAGGTGGGACATGGGTAGCTGTGCGACGGCGAACAACACCTCCTCCCGTGCATATGCGAAAGAGATGGTAGCGGCATCGCTCGTCGCCAACGCGCAGCAGTACCGACCTTCATTGCCTGTTCCCATGTTGTGGATGCGACCTGCACGCAGCCCGCCAGGCATCGCGTTGCAGGGCGCCTCGGTGTCCGATGGATACCGAACAGGACTCACGAAAAGCAACGTGGACAACTTCAGCCGAGCTGAAGAAGAAGTACCGCGAGCGCGCCAGAGGCACTCGGCAGGGGGAAAGAGGGTTCTAGGTGATGAACAGCAGCCATCGCAGGACGATGACGGAGAGAGGCAGTCCTTCTCGACCAACCTCTCCCCAGCACAcgcggagaagcagcagctgatgcagcggctgcgcatgGTTCTCAGCCGTCATGGTGAGTGA